A single Gemmatimonadota bacterium DNA region contains:
- a CDS encoding ATP-binding protein: MKVATKLRAAFALYITLLGVLLIYHVSTIRHVVATGHELSELSERVRATSTEQYMRIAQLGENAAKYSITRDPGYLNKFDQLATAYASEFQTLEEMPLSDRERKEIDVVANQWHALGSPTRRLASFARLGSLTAVQDSLGALQGQLDALQAVTQRVGEASQSEMEARLAQSSSAATLAERISWIAALGILFLSLVLSALIARSISEPLHRLTEGTRKVAQGQFDYRLDTTRDDEFAQVARAFNSMTERLAVLDRMKRDFVTGVSHDLKTPLTSMQETISILLDEVPGPLTDKQRTLLVLNQQSGARLSGMLAKLLNLSRLEGGLPPEMQVTDGAHLLRRAVAQAESAAEEHGIRIEVLEPDHKVLVECDQDRILQVLDNLLENAIKFSPDAGEVRAEMRLLTARPDQIPPARWAAVRSQRPESSVMWITVTDHGPGIPDSEKERIFERFYQTPSGRAVRHRGVGLGLTICREIVKAHSGVIWVADNPSGNGTVFNVLLPGAFRASPEATMAASSSVPSGSPSVVS, translated from the coding sequence ATGAAGGTCGCGACAAAGCTTCGCGCTGCCTTCGCTCTGTACATCACGCTACTCGGCGTGCTGCTCATATATCATGTGAGCACGATCCGGCACGTTGTCGCTACGGGGCATGAGCTGTCAGAGCTGTCGGAGCGCGTGCGCGCGACATCGACCGAGCAGTACATGCGCATCGCCCAGTTGGGCGAGAACGCGGCGAAGTATTCGATCACGCGTGACCCTGGCTATCTGAACAAGTTCGATCAGCTCGCGACCGCATATGCGTCGGAGTTTCAGACGCTCGAAGAAATGCCGCTCAGCGATCGCGAGCGCAAGGAGATCGATGTAGTCGCGAATCAGTGGCACGCGCTCGGATCGCCGACGCGGCGACTTGCATCGTTCGCGCGGCTCGGCTCGCTGACCGCCGTGCAGGATTCGCTCGGCGCGCTGCAGGGTCAGCTTGACGCCCTGCAAGCTGTCACTCAACGCGTTGGCGAGGCGTCGCAGTCGGAGATGGAGGCGCGCCTCGCGCAGTCGTCCAGCGCGGCCACTCTCGCCGAGCGGATATCATGGATCGCGGCGCTGGGCATTCTGTTCCTCAGTCTCGTCCTCTCGGCGTTGATCGCGCGATCGATTTCGGAGCCGCTGCATCGGCTTACAGAAGGGACACGCAAGGTCGCGCAGGGACAGTTCGACTACAGACTCGACACCACACGCGATGATGAATTCGCGCAGGTCGCGCGAGCGTTCAACTCGATGACCGAGCGACTCGCCGTACTCGACCGAATGAAGCGCGATTTCGTCACCGGCGTGTCACACGATCTCAAGACACCGCTTACTTCGATGCAGGAAACCATCAGCATACTGCTGGACGAAGTGCCGGGCCCTCTGACCGACAAGCAGCGCACGCTGCTCGTGCTCAATCAGCAGAGCGGCGCGCGCTTGTCCGGAATGCTGGCGAAGCTGTTGAATCTGTCGCGGCTGGAAGGCGGACTCCCGCCGGAGATGCAAGTGACGGATGGCGCTCATCTGTTGCGGCGCGCAGTCGCACAGGCCGAGAGCGCGGCGGAGGAGCACGGGATCCGCATCGAAGTCCTGGAGCCGGACCACAAGGTGCTCGTGGAGTGCGACCAGGATCGAATTCTTCAGGTGCTCGACAACCTGCTGGAGAACGCAATCAAGTTCTCGCCCGATGCCGGCGAAGTGCGCGCCGAGATGCGGTTGCTCACGGCGCGACCGGATCAGATTCCACCTGCACGTTGGGCCGCCGTTCGCTCACAGCGACCGGAATCAAGCGTCATGTGGATAACGGTCACCGATCACGGGCCCGGCATTCCCGATTCGGAGAAGGAACGCATCTTCGAGCGATTCTACCAGACGCCCTCCGGACGAGCAGTCCGGCATAGAGGTGTGGGACTCGGACTCACCATCTGCCGGGAAATCGTGAAGGCGCACTCGGGTGTCATCTGGGTCGCCGACAACCCCAGCGGCAACGGCACGGTGTTCAATGTCCTTCTACCGGGCGCATTTCGTGCGTCACCAGAAGCCACAATGGCAGCTTCTTCTTCCGTGCCCTCCGGCAGTCCATCGGTAGTATCGTGA
- a CDS encoding sigma-54 dependent transcriptional regulator: MEPTRISVLVVDDEPALREVLTLRIQDWGYDVTTAVDAAEAERALRQSRPDVILSDVVLPGISGVELLRWLKRNDETIPVIMMTAHGNIDAAVDAMKAGARDFLTKPLDHAVLRGLLDAVAAERTQRQLDQELDANLEGSASIGGLVGKSRSIRELQKLIQVIASSDASAIITGESGTGKEVVAHAIHTLSNRHDKPFVALNAAAIPEGLIESELFGHEQGAFTGANRARPGAFELANRGTLFLDEIAEMPMALQPKLLRILEDSYARRLGGSKEIHFDVRVLAATNRSVAAAVRDGLLREDLFYRLNVFEIALSPLRERPDDIPLLARHFVREFSRKHSMPVEGVNDASRALLEAYSWPGNVRELRNVIERAVIVARTGWIEPRHLSPHIQAIKAGGPTTIQVPAGMTLADAERLLILTTLDRTGQNKAEAARQLGLDVKTIRNRLRSYGLDK, translated from the coding sequence ATGGAACCGACCCGAATCTCCGTCCTGGTCGTGGACGACGAGCCGGCGCTCCGGGAAGTCCTGACGCTTCGAATCCAGGACTGGGGCTACGACGTGACGACAGCGGTGGACGCCGCTGAAGCGGAGCGCGCGCTGCGCCAGAGCCGCCCCGACGTGATTCTCTCGGATGTGGTCCTGCCCGGCATATCGGGCGTAGAGCTGCTGCGCTGGCTCAAGCGTAACGACGAGACCATCCCGGTGATCATGATGACCGCGCACGGGAACATCGATGCGGCGGTCGATGCCATGAAAGCTGGCGCGCGGGATTTTCTCACGAAGCCACTCGACCATGCCGTGTTGCGCGGACTGCTCGACGCCGTCGCCGCAGAACGCACTCAACGTCAGCTGGATCAGGAGCTGGACGCGAATCTCGAAGGCTCGGCCAGTATCGGCGGCCTCGTTGGAAAGAGCCGATCCATTCGTGAGCTGCAGAAGCTGATTCAGGTGATCGCCTCGAGCGATGCGTCGGCGATCATCACGGGCGAGAGCGGTACGGGAAAGGAAGTGGTCGCGCACGCCATCCACACGCTCAGCAATCGCCACGACAAGCCGTTCGTCGCACTGAACGCAGCGGCGATTCCCGAAGGTCTCATCGAGAGCGAGCTGTTCGGACACGAGCAGGGGGCTTTCACCGGCGCAAATCGCGCGCGGCCGGGCGCTTTCGAGCTTGCGAATCGTGGGACGCTATTTCTGGACGAGATTGCGGAAATGCCGATGGCGCTCCAGCCAAAGCTCCTGCGCATTCTTGAAGACAGCTACGCGCGCCGGCTCGGCGGGAGCAAGGAAATTCATTTCGACGTCCGCGTGCTGGCGGCAACGAATCGGTCGGTTGCAGCCGCGGTCCGCGACGGGCTTCTTCGCGAAGACCTGTTCTATCGGCTCAACGTATTCGAGATCGCGCTGTCCCCACTCCGCGAGCGGCCCGACGACATCCCGCTGCTAGCACGACACTTCGTTCGCGAATTCAGCCGGAAGCACAGCATGCCTGTTGAAGGTGTGAATGACGCGTCGCGCGCGCTGCTGGAGGCGTATTCGTGGCCGGGCAACGTCCGCGAGCTCCGTAATGTCATCGAGCGCGCGGTGATCGTTGCGCGGACGGGTTGGATCGAACCTCGTCATCTCTCCCCGCACATTCAGGCGATCAAGGCCGGCGGCCCGACGACGATCCAGGTACCGGCGGGCATGACGCTGGCCGACGCCGAGCGACTGTTGATACTCACCACGCTCGACCGCACGGGCCAGAACAAGGCCGAGGCCGCGCGCCAGCTGGGCCTCGACGTCAAGACGATTCGAAATCGCCTGCGGAGCTACGGACTCGACAAATGA
- a CDS encoding PAS domain S-box protein has translation MTDADHARELAEREERLKLIYNSTHDCMFLMRVEGVGQFRCESVNRAYTAVTGLREDQVVGHRPEDILPPAAAAFALGRYMAAIDSRSPLVYAEDIMLPAGRVVFETILTPIIDAKGDCTHLLGALRDITARKIAEEALQESEARYRQLFESNGSVQFLVDAETSHILDANPAAERFYGWTREQMRAMNASDIADMTIDEWKTYTLGITHGEKTSAVRIHKLASGEKRTVEIFAGEFMLGDRRVFHSIVHDVSDRVRAEEALRDSEARFRNALDSSLDIFTVLDTVRDADGVIIDFRVVEVNARAGTVLGVDASRMIGRSFGELLPYAANGALLKSLVAVAETGEATETEVQPRVGPLADKWLSCQIVPLGRGVAITARDVTDRRRAEDELRALSLVDSLTGLFNRRGFEAVAAQQLKNAEHTTKASFLFYFDMNDFKVINDTWGHAAGDDALVKMAEVLRQTFRETDIIARMGGDEFVALALNCGEVSNTVLERLRSELAQQNARNGLAGVGYTLSSGVGIARFMPEAPRTLEGLLAIADRDLYEDKRLGGRETA, from the coding sequence TTGACCGACGCTGATCACGCGCGTGAGCTCGCCGAACGCGAAGAACGGCTGAAGTTGATCTACAACAGTACGCACGACTGCATGTTCCTCATGCGAGTCGAAGGAGTCGGGCAGTTCCGCTGTGAGTCGGTCAATCGGGCCTACACTGCGGTGACCGGCTTGAGAGAGGACCAGGTCGTCGGGCATCGTCCGGAGGACATCCTGCCTCCCGCCGCCGCTGCGTTCGCGCTCGGGCGTTACATGGCCGCGATAGACTCGCGCTCCCCGCTCGTCTACGCTGAAGACATCATGCTTCCGGCTGGCCGCGTGGTGTTCGAGACTATACTGACGCCGATCATCGATGCAAAGGGAGATTGTACGCATCTCCTGGGCGCACTTCGCGACATAACTGCGCGGAAGATTGCGGAGGAGGCACTCCAGGAGAGCGAGGCACGATATCGCCAGCTGTTCGAGAGCAATGGCTCGGTTCAGTTTCTGGTCGATGCGGAGACCTCGCACATCCTCGATGCCAATCCGGCGGCTGAGCGTTTCTACGGATGGACGCGCGAACAGATGCGCGCGATGAACGCATCCGACATCGCCGACATGACGATTGACGAGTGGAAGACATACACTCTTGGCATTACGCATGGAGAGAAGACATCGGCGGTGCGCATCCACAAACTGGCGTCGGGTGAGAAGCGTACGGTGGAGATCTTCGCGGGCGAATTCATGCTGGGTGACAGGCGCGTCTTTCACTCCATCGTCCATGACGTGAGCGACCGGGTGCGCGCAGAGGAAGCGTTGCGTGACTCCGAGGCACGCTTTCGCAACGCCCTCGACAGCAGCCTCGATATCTTCACGGTGCTCGACACGGTTCGCGACGCCGACGGCGTGATCATCGACTTTCGCGTGGTCGAGGTGAATGCGCGCGCCGGCACGGTGCTCGGTGTCGATGCGTCACGGATGATCGGGCGCAGCTTCGGCGAGTTGCTGCCGTACGCGGCGAATGGAGCACTGCTGAAGAGCCTTGTCGCCGTCGCGGAGACTGGCGAAGCAACTGAGACGGAGGTCCAGCCACGCGTTGGGCCACTCGCGGACAAGTGGCTCTCGTGCCAGATCGTTCCGCTCGGACGCGGTGTCGCAATCACCGCACGCGACGTCACCGACCGACGTCGCGCTGAGGATGAGCTGCGTGCGCTTTCGCTCGTGGATTCCCTCACCGGCCTCTTCAACCGTCGCGGCTTCGAAGCGGTTGCAGCGCAGCAACTCAAGAACGCCGAGCACACTACCAAGGCTTCGTTCCTGTTCTACTTCGACATGAATGACTTCAAGGTGATCAACGACACGTGGGGCCACGCCGCCGGCGATGACGCGCTGGTCAAGATGGCCGAAGTCCTGAGGCAGACGTTTCGTGAGACCGACATCATCGCGCGAATGGGCGGCGATGAGTTCGTGGCCCTCGCGCTCAATTGCGGCGAAGTCTCCAACACGGTGCTGGAGCGGCTCAGGTCCGAGCTGGCGCAACAGAACGCGCGCAATGGACTGGCTGGGGTTGGCTACACGCTCTCGTCGGGCGTCGGCATAGCTCGCTTCATGCCCGAAGCACCGCGGACGCTGGAAGGCCTCCTGGCCATTGCAGACCGGGACCTGTACGAGGACAAGCGACTCGGCGGACGCGAAACGGCGTAG
- a CDS encoding 3-hydroxyacyl-CoA dehydrogenase family protein, translating to MTNVAIVGAGTMGHGIGYVTAIAGYTVTLTDVDEDVLERARAHIGLALDSGVMRGKVSEETRREAMGRIFLSTNLEGAIDGAQVVIESAPEKLALKQDLFRRICVAAPRDALLTTNTSSLSVSEIARATDCPERVVGMHFFNPVAAMKLVEVIRGAETSDESTAKAHAFAESLGKKAIVVRDTPGFATSRLGIVLGLEAMRMLEQGVASAADIDTAMELGYNHPVGPLRLTDIVGLDVRLAVADHLHASLGGDAFAAPAILREMVAAGHLGKKSGRGFYNWLTPQ from the coding sequence ATGACCAACGTCGCGATAGTCGGTGCCGGCACGATGGGTCACGGAATCGGATATGTTACCGCCATAGCCGGTTATACGGTAACATTGACGGATGTGGACGAGGACGTTCTCGAGCGTGCTCGCGCCCATATCGGCCTGGCACTCGATTCCGGCGTGATGCGCGGCAAGGTGAGCGAGGAGACACGGCGCGAAGCAATGGGTCGCATCTTCCTTTCGACGAATCTCGAAGGTGCGATCGACGGCGCGCAGGTCGTCATCGAATCCGCCCCGGAGAAGCTTGCGCTCAAACAGGATCTCTTCAGACGGATCTGCGTCGCGGCACCCCGGGACGCGCTGCTCACGACGAACACATCGTCGTTGTCCGTCTCGGAGATCGCTCGCGCGACGGACTGCCCGGAACGCGTGGTCGGGATGCATTTCTTCAACCCTGTCGCGGCGATGAAACTCGTGGAAGTCATCCGCGGTGCGGAAACGAGCGACGAATCGACTGCCAAGGCGCACGCGTTCGCCGAATCGTTGGGCAAGAAGGCGATAGTAGTCCGCGACACGCCTGGTTTCGCCACCAGCCGCCTCGGCATCGTCCTCGGGCTCGAGGCAATGCGAATGCTGGAACAGGGCGTCGCCAGCGCAGCGGACATCGACACCGCCATGGAGCTTGGCTACAACCACCCGGTGGGTCCACTCAGGCTTACCGACATCGTCGGTCTCGATGTCCGGCTCGCTGTTGCCGATCATCTTCACGCATCGCTCGGCGGGGATGCCTTCGCCGCGCCAGCAATTCTGCGCGAGATGGTGGCCGCGGGACACCTGGGAAAGAAGAGTGGCCGTGGCTTTTACAACTGGTTGACACCCCAGTAA
- a CDS encoding acetyl-CoA C-acyltransferase, which yields MSTIRDGRDAVIVDAVRTPIGRHRGALATVRPDDLAARVIRALVERTRVDLSSIDDVIFGCTNQAGEDSRNVGRLAALIAGLPVEVPGQTVNRLCGSGLQAIVSATHAIRSDEGDCFIAGGVESMTRAPWVTLRPDEPFARSVPETADSTIGWRFTNAALPREWTISMGQTAEVVAERYHISREDQDAFALESQRRTADAIAHGRFDAELVPVTAPRRGGEPVVVDRDEHPRPDVSAEALRKLRPAFREHGGTVTAGSSSGINDGAAALLVMSERAAADRHHTPIARVVSSAVAGVSPDVMGVGPVPAVRLALKRAGLTIDDMDLIELNEAFASQALACMRELRMPADRVNVNGGAIALGHPLGASGARIVTTLVHEMRRRDVQHGLATMCIGVGQGIAIILERA from the coding sequence ATGAGCACGATACGAGATGGGCGCGACGCGGTGATCGTGGACGCCGTCCGCACTCCCATCGGAAGACATCGCGGCGCACTTGCGACAGTTCGTCCGGACGATCTGGCTGCCAGGGTGATCCGCGCCCTGGTGGAGCGCACCAGAGTGGATTTATCGTCGATCGACGATGTGATCTTCGGGTGCACCAATCAGGCTGGTGAAGACAGTCGCAACGTCGGGCGTCTCGCCGCGCTGATCGCGGGACTTCCGGTCGAGGTCCCTGGCCAGACGGTGAACCGACTGTGCGGCTCCGGCCTCCAGGCGATCGTCAGCGCCACGCACGCCATCCGTTCGGATGAGGGTGATTGTTTCATCGCCGGCGGTGTGGAGAGCATGACGCGAGCGCCGTGGGTGACGCTTCGGCCGGATGAGCCGTTTGCCCGCTCCGTTCCGGAAACGGCTGACAGCACTATCGGTTGGCGCTTCACCAACGCGGCACTTCCGCGCGAATGGACGATATCGATGGGCCAGACGGCCGAAGTCGTCGCGGAGCGATACCACATCTCGCGCGAAGACCAGGATGCGTTCGCGCTGGAGAGTCAGAGGCGTACAGCTGATGCAATCGCGCACGGCCGGTTCGACGCCGAGTTGGTTCCCGTCACGGCACCGCGCCGCGGAGGGGAGCCGGTCGTCGTCGATCGCGACGAACATCCGCGGCCCGACGTCAGCGCGGAGGCGTTGCGCAAACTCCGGCCCGCGTTCCGCGAACACGGCGGCACGGTCACCGCCGGATCGTCGAGCGGCATCAACGATGGTGCGGCAGCACTGCTGGTAATGAGTGAACGCGCTGCCGCGGACAGACATCACACACCGATCGCACGGGTGGTATCGAGCGCCGTCGCCGGCGTTTCACCGGACGTCATGGGCGTGGGCCCTGTCCCCGCCGTGCGGCTCGCGCTCAAGCGCGCCGGGCTGACGATCGACGACATGGATTTAATCGAGCTGAACGAAGCATTTGCGTCGCAGGCGCTCGCCTGCATGCGGGAGCTGCGCATGCCTGCCGATCGCGTCAACGTGAACGGCGGTGCAATCGCACTCGGCCATCCACTCGGCGCAAGCGGCGCGCGAATCGTAACCACGCTCGTCCACGAAATGCGACGGCGCGACGTGCAGCATGGACTCGCAACGATGTGCATCGGGGTCGGTCAGGGAATCGCAATCATTCTGGAGCGCGCATGA
- a CDS encoding RidA family protein — protein MDVIQPDGWLAPRGYANGISARGRVISVAGQIGWNPTTGVIESSDFARQTAQALRNVVTILARADARPEHLVRLTWFVTDRQAYVDARVQIGDAYREIIGRHFPAMSVIIVCGLVEADALVEIEATAVVPE, from the coding sequence ATCGATGTGATCCAGCCAGACGGCTGGCTCGCGCCGCGGGGATATGCAAATGGGATCAGCGCCCGTGGACGGGTGATCTCAGTTGCGGGCCAGATCGGCTGGAATCCGACGACCGGTGTTATCGAGAGTTCCGATTTCGCACGGCAAACCGCACAGGCACTTCGAAACGTCGTCACGATACTTGCGCGCGCCGATGCGCGACCCGAGCATCTCGTTCGCCTGACATGGTTCGTCACCGATCGCCAAGCATATGTAGATGCACGCGTCCAGATCGGCGACGCGTATCGCGAGATAATCGGGCGACACTTTCCGGCAATGTCCGTGATAATCGTCTGTGGTCTTGTCGAAGCCGACGCGCTGGTCGAAATCGAAGCTACCGCGGTCGTGCCCGAATGA
- a CDS encoding AMP-binding protein, protein MSERSGHVDTFCADNLPPRELWPQMDYGSLPDLAYPQRLNCAADLLDSVVSSGRGDATVFLYEGSRWKYRDLLEAANQIAHVLVEDLGVIPGSRVLLRAPNTPMLAACWFAVLKAGGVVVSTMPLLRPREIAYTVDRARISLALTDSRVAEDCERAMLPDVSPDARKGARVVHFNSESGNGLESLMRSKPTTFDNCDTSAEDVALIAFTSGTTGRAKGTMHTHRDVLAITDCFARYILKPDASDLFCGSPPLAFTYALGGLLLFPMRFGASTLMLEQASPPNLIRAIQKYRPTVCFTAPTAYRAMLGMLQDFDVSSLRKCVSAGETLPAATFEAWEAATGIRIIDGIGATEMLHIFISACGDDIRAGATGRAIPGYEARIVDESGTPIPPGEIGLLEVRGPTGCRYLDDVERQRAYVHDGWNRTGDSYRMDEDGYFWYQARSDDMIVSSGYNIAAPEVENALLTHPDVHECAVVGLPDSERGSIVKAFVVLHPHARDNPPAIKALQDYVKAEIAPYKYPRAIEFVDTLPRTDTGKLQRFRLRETTP, encoded by the coding sequence ATGAGTGAGCGCAGCGGACATGTCGACACGTTCTGCGCCGACAATCTTCCACCACGCGAGTTGTGGCCGCAGATGGACTACGGCTCGCTTCCCGATCTCGCGTATCCCCAGCGATTGAATTGCGCAGCCGATCTGCTCGACAGTGTCGTCAGTTCCGGCCGCGGAGACGCAACAGTATTCCTGTACGAGGGCTCGCGCTGGAAGTATCGCGATCTTCTGGAAGCCGCCAATCAGATCGCGCACGTCCTGGTGGAGGACCTCGGCGTCATCCCCGGGAGTCGCGTGCTGCTCCGCGCTCCGAATACACCGATGCTGGCGGCCTGCTGGTTCGCGGTGCTCAAGGCGGGAGGCGTGGTCGTCTCGACCATGCCGCTGCTCCGCCCCCGGGAGATTGCGTACACGGTCGACAGAGCACGCATATCGCTCGCGCTCACCGACTCCAGGGTTGCGGAGGACTGCGAGCGTGCGATGCTTCCCGACGTTTCCCCAGACGCTCGGAAAGGCGCGCGCGTCGTGCACTTCAACAGCGAGAGCGGCAACGGCCTCGAATCGTTGATGCGGTCGAAACCGACGACGTTCGATAATTGCGATACGAGCGCTGAAGACGTCGCCCTCATCGCATTCACGTCAGGAACGACGGGCCGCGCCAAGGGAACGATGCACACGCACCGCGACGTGCTCGCGATCACCGATTGCTTCGCCCGCTACATTCTGAAGCCGGACGCCTCCGATCTGTTCTGTGGCTCTCCGCCACTTGCATTCACATACGCGCTGGGTGGACTGCTGCTCTTCCCCATGCGGTTCGGCGCGTCCACGTTGATGCTGGAGCAGGCATCGCCGCCCAATCTCATCAGGGCGATTCAGAAGTACCGCCCCACAGTCTGCTTCACCGCACCCACGGCGTACCGCGCGATGCTCGGAATGCTGCAGGACTTCGACGTGTCGAGCCTTCGCAAATGCGTATCCGCGGGCGAAACGCTGCCGGCGGCAACTTTCGAGGCGTGGGAAGCTGCGACCGGAATCAGGATCATCGACGGGATCGGCGCGACGGAGATGCTGCACATCTTCATCAGCGCTTGCGGAGATGACATCCGCGCTGGAGCGACGGGGCGCGCGATACCAGGCTATGAGGCGCGCATCGTCGACGAGTCCGGCACACCGATTCCCCCAGGCGAGATCGGCCTGCTCGAGGTTCGTGGCCCGACGGGCTGCCGATATCTCGACGACGTGGAGCGACAGCGGGCTTACGTGCACGACGGCTGGAACCGTACCGGCGATTCCTACCGCATGGATGAGGATGGCTATTTCTGGTATCAGGCGCGCAGCGATGACATGATCGTCTCGTCCGGTTACAACATTGCCGCGCCGGAGGTGGAGAACGCACTGCTGACGCACCCCGACGTGCACGAGTGCGCCGTCGTTGGCCTTCCGGATTCCGAGCGCGGCAGCATCGTCAAGGCGTTCGTCGTACTGCACCCGCACGCGCGCGACAATCCACCCGCAATAAAGGCGCTTCAGGACTATGTGAAGGCCGAGATAGCGCCGTACAAGTATCCGCGCGCGATCGAGTTCGTCGATACCCTCCCCCGCACCGATACGGGAAAGCTTCAGCGTTTCCGGTTGAGGGAAACAACACCATGA
- a CDS encoding acyl-CoA dehydrogenase family protein, whose translation MTDTSYMDWPFFEERHRTLGAEVRVWAEREIAPLEKDEPRGAELDRVCTTLVRELGSAGWLRRAVTSPYGGISETLDVRSLCIIRETLASYSGIADFVFALQGLGAGPITLFGSDELKRRYLPRIAAGEAIAAFAISEADAGSDVGSMRTTATRDGDSYVIDGEKSWISNAGIADFYIVFCRLREPENGKHVALVVDASTAGLAITARGDITAPHSIGTVSFAGCRVPATCVVGIPGKGMSVALGTLDVFRATVGAAALGFARRALDETLSHVTDRKVFGARLADMQLTQARIATMATDIDASALLIYRAAWAHDCRAQRVTREAAMAKWFATEAAQRTVDSAVQLLGGRGVVAGATVERLYREVRALRIYEGTSEIQQLVIANQILAPYSATSTVPSGEEKK comes from the coding sequence ATGACAGATACGTCATACATGGACTGGCCCTTCTTCGAGGAGCGCCATCGCACGCTCGGCGCCGAGGTGAGAGTCTGGGCGGAACGAGAGATCGCACCGCTGGAGAAGGATGAGCCCCGCGGCGCCGAACTCGATCGCGTGTGCACGACGCTCGTACGCGAGCTCGGCAGCGCCGGATGGTTGCGCCGCGCAGTCACGTCCCCGTACGGCGGCATTTCGGAAACCCTCGATGTCAGGAGTCTCTGCATAATCCGCGAGACGCTCGCTTCGTACTCTGGGATCGCCGATTTCGTCTTTGCGCTGCAGGGACTGGGCGCCGGACCGATCACGCTGTTTGGCTCCGACGAGCTCAAACGACGCTACCTTCCCCGCATTGCAGCCGGCGAGGCGATTGCTGCCTTCGCAATATCCGAAGCCGATGCCGGCTCGGATGTGGGCTCGATGCGCACGACGGCAACGCGCGACGGTGACTCGTACGTCATCGACGGAGAGAAGAGCTGGATATCGAACGCCGGCATCGCCGACTTCTACATCGTATTCTGTCGCCTTCGGGAGCCCGAGAACGGCAAGCACGTCGCGCTCGTCGTGGACGCATCGACGGCGGGCCTCGCCATCACTGCGCGCGGTGACATCACGGCCCCGCATTCGATCGGCACGGTATCGTTCGCGGGTTGCAGGGTGCCTGCGACGTGTGTTGTCGGCATTCCCGGCAAGGGGATGAGTGTCGCACTCGGAACGCTCGACGTATTTCGCGCTACCGTGGGCGCCGCCGCACTCGGCTTCGCGCGCCGAGCCCTTGACGAGACTCTGAGTCATGTGACGGATCGCAAGGTATTTGGCGCCCGTCTCGCAGACATGCAGCTGACGCAGGCGCGGATCGCCACGATGGCGACAGACATCGATGCGAGCGCACTTCTGATCTACAGGGCGGCCTGGGCACACGACTGCCGCGCGCAACGAGTGACACGTGAAGCGGCGATGGCCAAGTGGTTCGCTACGGAAGCCGCGCAGAGGACGGTGGATAGCGCGGTCCAGTTGCTCGGCGGACGCGGAGTTGTTGCCGGCGCCACCGTCGAGCGGCTGTATCGAGAAGTTCGCGCGCTCCGGATATATGAAGGCACGAGCGAGATCCAGCAACTCGTTATCGCAAACCAGATACTCGCGCCATACTCGGCGACTTCCACGGTTCCATCGGGAGAGGAGAAGAAATGA
- a CDS encoding enoyl-CoA hydratase family protein, translated as MTDDIQGADFKPRHFGWSVEDRVATITLDRPERKNPLTFEAYRELIGTFRALQKMEDVKAVVLTGAGGNFSSGGDVHEIIGPLVELRDDGDLDGLLSFTRMTGSLVSAMRDCPQPIIAAVDGVCAGAGAILAMASDLRYGTPASRVGFLFVRVGLSGADMGACAILPRIIGHGRATELLYTGRFMSADEAERWGFYNRVIAADTVLLEAQAMARTLAYGPTFAHALTKRCLHHEWAMAIDDALTLEAEAQALCMQSEDFARAYRAFAAKQTPVFEGD; from the coding sequence ATGACCGACGATATACAGGGCGCCGACTTCAAGCCGCGCCATTTTGGATGGAGCGTCGAGGATCGTGTGGCGACCATCACACTCGACCGGCCGGAGCGGAAGAACCCACTCACGTTCGAGGCATATCGAGAATTGATCGGGACGTTTCGTGCGCTGCAGAAGATGGAGGATGTGAAGGCGGTAGTCCTGACGGGCGCGGGCGGGAACTTCTCGTCGGGCGGCGACGTTCACGAGATTATCGGACCACTCGTAGAACTGCGCGATGACGGCGACCTCGACGGCCTGCTCAGCTTCACCAGAATGACGGGTTCACTGGTCAGCGCGATGCGTGACTGCCCGCAACCGATTATTGCAGCTGTCGATGGCGTGTGCGCCGGTGCGGGCGCAATTCTCGCAATGGCGAGCGATCTTCGGTACGGGACGCCGGCAAGCAGAGTCGGCTTTCTCTTTGTGCGTGTCGGGTTGAGCGGTGCGGACATGGGTGCATGTGCGATACTCCCGCGCATCATCGGCCACGGGCGGGCCACCGAACTGCTTTACACCGGACGCTTCATGAGTGCGGACGAAGCGGAGCGATGGGGTTTCTACAATCGCGTGATCGCAGCTGACACTGTACTGCTGGAAGCGCAGGCGATGGCGCGAACGCTCGCCTACGGGCCGACATTTGCGCACGCGCTGACCAAGCGCTGCCTGCACCACGAGTGGGCGATGGCGATCGATGACGCACTGACGCTGGAGGCGGAAGCACAGGCACTGTGCATGCAGAGCGAGGACTTTGCGCGTGCATATCGCGCATTCGCCGCGAAGCAGACCCCCGTATTCGAGGGCGATTGA